The DNA segment ATCAAACTCTCGAAAAAATTGACTGTCATGTTTTATATATCTAGTTTTCAAAGAACTTTTATAACACTTTTTTAAAATGTCGCTAAACTATTATAATGTAAAATTTAAATTTACAAAATAAATTTTATTTTTTTCATTTTTCATAATTAATGTATTTTAATATCAATAAATTAACAAAAGAGTGCAATATTATGTTACCATAACTTTTCTTAAAACAAATTTTTTTGTTTATTATTTGTTTATTATTTGTTTTTTATTCTATATAAAATATGAAAACCATAAAAACTGTATTATTGAAAATTTGAAAACATAAATATTGATTTTTATCACCCGTTGTAATTCCCGTTATTTTAATACCTATACTTCAATCAAAACAATATATCAATAAAATTATTGCTGTCGAGTTAATTAAAATCACAGATGGAGATACTTTAGAGGTTACCGACACAAACAAAAAGATTTATAATGTTAGATTGTATGGTATTGACACACCCGAAACACAAAAAGACTTTAAAGATGAAATTTTAGCTAAAGACGAAAATTTCTATGCACAATTAGCAAAGAAATATTTAATAAATTTATTAAATAATCAAACTTTAAGCTTGCAAATTTTACAAAAAGATAAATATAATCGCTTTGTAGGAGTAATTTATTTAAATGATTTACAAATAAACAATTCTATTAATAATTTACTTGTCAAAAATGGTTGAGCTAGAGTTTATTATATTCAAGATCAAAATCCAAAGAAGATGTACTTTATAAATAGTCAATGGAGTAAAAATTTTTATCAGATGTTATTAAATTCACAAGAATATGCAAAGGATAACTTATTAGGTTTTTGAAAAGAAAATTATAATCACATCTTTCATAAAACCTAACTTCGATTTTTAAATAAAAATGATATAATTCTTTATACTTTTGTATATGATATTTAGTTAAAAACTAAATATTTTGTATCTTGTATCTCAAAATATTTTAGGGGTTAATTTATGGAAAATAAATCACACAATTATGACGCCGCTAACATTAAGCATTTAGAAGGTCTAGAACACGTTCGCAAACGCCCAGGAATGTATATTGGTAGTACTTCAAAAAGCGGTTTACACCATATGGTTTGAGAAATAGTAGATAATTCAGTCGATGAAGCAATGGCGGGTTTTGCTAATAAAATCAATATTACTATAACTAAAAACGAAGAAATTATTGTAGAAGATAATGGTCGCGGAATTCCGGTAGGAACTCATCCTAAATTTGGAATTAGCGCACTAGAAGTGGTCTTAACCAAATTGAATGCAGGTGGTAAATTTGAATCTAATGCCTACAAGGTTAGCGGAGGTCTTCATGGAGTTGGCGCTTCGGTTGTAAACGCACTAAGCGATTCGATGAAAGCATGAGTTAAGCGCAATGGTAAAATATATTACGCTGAATTTTATAATGGTGGACAAACCTTAAAAGCCACCGAAGTTATAGGTAGTTGTGATCCAAATGAAAGCGGAACAAAAATTCAATTTCATCCAGATTATAAAATTATGGAAAAAATTAAATTTGACAAAGACATTATTATTGATCACACCAAACAAATTGCACACTTAAA comes from the Mycoplasmopsis mustelae genome and includes:
- a CDS encoding thermonuclease family protein, with translation MKTIKTVLLKIWKHKYWFLSPVVIPVILIPILQSKQYINKIIAVELIKITDGDTLEVTDTNKKIYNVRLYGIDTPETQKDFKDEILAKDENFYAQLAKKYLINLLNNQTLSLQILQKDKYNRFVGVIYLNDLQINNSINNLLVKNGWARVYYIQDQNPKKMYFINSQWSKNFYQMLLNSQEYAKDNLLGFWKENYNHIFHKT